The Cervus canadensis isolate Bull #8, Minnesota chromosome X, ASM1932006v1, whole genome shotgun sequence genome contains the following window.
GCTCAGTAAGCAGATAGATGAGAATTCTAAGAAAGAATCATAAAGAAATGCTAGAGATCAAAAGttctgtaacagaaatgaagaatgcctttggtGGGCTTATCCAAAGACTGAATACAACTAAGGAAAGAACCTCTGAGCTTGAGGATATCTCAGTAGAAACCtctaaagaaaacaggaaaaaaagagtgggaaaaaaaaccagCAGAATATCCAAGGACTGTGGGACACCTACAAAAAGTATAATAATACACACATAATGAGAATATCAGGAGAAACAAAGGAACTGAAGAATTATTTGAAACAATGATGATGTCcccaaattaatgtcagacaccaaCCTACGCATCCAGAAAGCTGAGACAACACCAAGCAGGATAAATGCCGACAAAACTACATCCAGGTGTATTAGTTTCAAAGGACAGAAAAtctaagataaagaaaaattcctgaaagaagccagagggaaaaaaacacctTACCTGCAAGAGGTGCAAAGATAAGAATGATATCTGATTTCTCAGAAACCATGCAAACAAGAAGAAAGTGGAGTGAAATATTTAGTGCTGAGAATAAAATTCTACCAACCTGGAATTCCATAGCCTGTGAAATTATCTTCCCAAAGTGAAAGCACAATTTCTTCAATCTTTGTTTGTCTAAGAAGGTCttcacttctttttcacttttggatAAGTCATTCTTgattcttctcttgccctcaatccctACTCTATCAGCAAATGCTATCACCTCTCCCAGAGAATTATGTCCAGAATGAATGCAATCATTTCTCACCATCTTTACTGCTATTCTCCTAATCGGAACCACCATCACCTCTCACCTGGACCAGTGCAACAGCCTCTCGGGGCATTGTTTGTCCTCTCAGCAGTCAGCAGGATCTTTCTGAAGCAGAATCAGATCACATCACTCCTTTGCTTAAAAGCTCCAAAAGCTTTCTTTTGTATAGCCTGTTTCTGACAGCGTGTCTTTGTGTGTTGGAAATTACTTAATAAGTAATAAGGGACTGATGTTGGGATAACAGAAACTGTGCTGGTTAACACACTGTTTTTCTAGTGCGTTAACATTTTAAAGTGATCTGTGGCAAACATCCTCACTATTACAAAGGCCTGGCCAATGTACAAAGACCCTAAGCAAAAAGCAGGAAATCTACAGACAGACTTTCTATGAGTACTAGTGCGCCTGGTTTAGAGCTCTCCATAGAGGCTGTGGTCTTTTCTGTGGTAAGCTATCTGTCTAAGCAATGAATACAGATGAAGATGCTGCAAAGGCATTTGTCTCATGGtaaaatggcaaataaaaaggCTATGCCCTGGATTTcactggtggtacagtggataggaatctgcctgccagtgcaggagacatgggttcgaaccctggtctgggaagatcctacatgctgtggagcaactaagcctctgtgccacaactattgagcccacgagctgcaactcctgaagcttgtgCATCTAGAGccaatgctctgcaacaagagaagcctacacactgcaatagagtagcccccactcattgcaactagagaaagtccacgcacagcaaagaagactatgttctgattcattttatttaatttcactgtgtgtctgtgtgcttaattatgtctgactctttctggccccatggactgtagcctgccaggctcttctgtccatgggagtctccaggcaagaatactggaatggattgccatttccttctccaggggatcttcctgacccagggattgaacccgggtctcctttgtctcctgcattgcaggcggattctttaccactagagccacctggaaacctGAGGATGGTCTTTTTTAGAAGTGAATGCCCTCAAGAACTCATGTCTTGTAGAAGGAAGCTGACTCAGGGATTAAGACTGTGAAGGATTAACTGGCTGGGCTACAGAGCATAAATGCCATCAAGGCATAACTCTACTATTACTATAATTGGAattttgtgttagtcactcagtcatgtccgaatgtttgtaatcccatggactgtagcccaccaggctcctctgtccatggaattctctaggcaagaatattggaatggattgctattcccttctccagagtctcttcccgaccctgggatcgaaccccagtctcccgcattgtaggcagattctttaccatcttagccaccagggaagcccattagaattggtattgcttttttaatgttctgGTTACCATGTTCCTTGGGTTTTGAGTGGTTTGCCCTAACATTACATTTCCCATTGTtgattgttcagtcgctcagtcatatcctattctgtgacccatggactgcagcacgctggacctccctgtccttcaccatctcctggagtttgctcaaactcaagttcattgagttggtgatatcatccaaccatctcatcctctgttgtccccttctcctccttccttcaatctttcccagcatcagggtcttttctaatgagtcagctctttccatctggtggccaaagtatcggccCTATTATTTTTAGCACACATTTTCTGCAGAATGTGAAGTTTTTCAGAAGCATTGTTATAACATTAATAGAAACATCTGTATTTATATAATCAAAACTTCTTACCATCTTCATCCCCCACGTTAGATCTACCTCCAAAACATGTCCTGAATCCAATCACTTCTCACCTCTTCCACAGCTACGACCCAGTCCAAACCACCATCTTTGCTTCCCCGGACTACTGAAATaggctcctttcttctttcttccttctaatTCATTCTCTATGCAGTAGAGGTCTCTGAGGAGATCCCTTTAAAACACAAATCAGGTGGCACCAACGCTCTGTTTAAAAATCAACTCTCtgcgtggggggaggggggataaattaggagtatgggattaacagatgtacAACAtcgtatataaaatagataaccaacaaggacctactacatagtacaagggaactatattcaatatcttgtaataaactataatagaaaaggagaaaagaatatacatatatatgtagaaccaatcactttgctctatacctgaaactaatgcagtaTTGTAAATTCACTATACCTAAATCAAAACCAAGgccaaaaaatgtaaaagaaaacatcAACTCTCTAATGGCCTCCCATTATATTCCAAATAAAACCCATTCCCTTTCCTTGGCTCTCAAACCACGCTTAGAGTCTTTCTGTTTGTTACTCCCTCTTCCTGGAACTGTCTTCTCCAACTCTTCATCTGGCAGGCCCTTTCTTATCATTCAGGTACTGGCTTAGATGTCATCTTTCCAGTGACCTTCCCTCTTTACCACACTAAAGAATTTTCTCCCCACCAAATCAACTCTAGCACATCATCTTGGTTTTACTTGCTCCCAGTATCTACCATCtgaattcatcttttaaaaatatatgcattgtCTATCGACCCTCCAGATTCCCCTTGTTTGCTCCTGTATTCTCAGACCTAAAACAATTCTTGGGCCATAGTCTCTATCTACTGAATGAAGAGATTAACTAGTACTTTTGAAAGTTGTATAAGCAAACTCCTGATTACCTGGGACTCAGACATAAAAAGTTCTAAGCTTTACAGACCTGGGACTCAGACATAAAAAGTTCTAAGCTTTACAGACCTGTTCTTGTATTCCATGGATATCCTTGAACTCTCCTACTCATTCATTTGAAGAGGTTCCTTGACTTCACTATTGTCCCTGTCATCATTCCGGGCGATTTCAACACTGAAGTGGAAATGAAGCTCAGTATCTTGGTATTAAGGCAGTGAGTTTTTAACAGAGATATTGGTATATATGGAAATGAAATAGAGTCTTCCCACCAACTTGCCCAAACCCCTGCTTTCTTGCAGTGATACTGGCCTTTGCATTTGAATCTGgctcttgtttcttcattttcattaaagATGGAGCTACTTCTCCTGTTTAGTGATGATGGGCGTAGTCAGATTGGAAGAGACCTAGTctgtaaagaacaacattttGGTAAAGTTTCCAGCTGTCTGCAGGGCTGGTAGAGAGAATAAAATGACAGGGAAGAAGAGTGTCAGGaagtcagagaatgagatgaaagggattttacaatgaaaatattccacTGTTCATTTGCAAAAGACACTTTATACCCAGTAAGATTTCCAGAAATGAGGATTCCATAAGCTCCCCAGTGAGAGGTCAGAATGCTTAACCTATCTTAGCAAGGCCTTTTGCTATAATTCAAATCCAGTTTTGTATGAAGATGAAAAACAATGTGATAAAACTGTAATAATGAAATTTTTCATGTTCCCCAATAGAGATTAACTCTAACCATGAACCTTGTGTTTTCAAAATCTTATCTCACTGGTGTTACATTACAGATAACTGTTGCCCTACTTGAAGTTCttcacatttttctaaaaatgtggaGATTCTCACAGAACACAACATTCTTGATTATGATTCCCAGCCCTGAAAGAATATTTGATTGTCTATTATGTGGGAGAAAGCTGTGGCTGTTACTGAGTGTGTAGGCAGCTgggttttgggggggggtggtagATGGGAGGAGGGGGATAGGGaaggcaaataaacaaataaaataatctgtTGCTATGAAAGGGGTTCAGCAACAATAGTATCAAGGGAGACAGGAGGGTGGGTTACAGAGGGTCAGGATTTCTAAGCAGGTGATACCTGATGGGAAGGGcaaactcactgggaaagaccctgatgctgggaaagatcaatggcaaaaggagaaggaggcaacagaggatgagatggttggatggcatcattgactcaatggacataagtctgagcaaactccaggagacagtgaagggcagggaagcctgatgtgctgcagtccacagggtcacaaagagtcagacgtgactgagggactgaacaacaatacttaGATAGCCTGAAGGATGAGACCCAAATTGGCTGGGGAGAGAACATCCCAGGCTGAGGCATGTGCAGAGGTCCTGGGATAGGAATAAGAACCCAAGGTGATGGCAGTGTGAATGCGATGAATCTGGAGAGGATaagatcactcagagctttgttTGCAGGCCACAGTAAGCAGTTTGAACTTTATTCTAAGTGTTACtggagcattttattttattttgtgactgGAGCACTTTAATAGAGACCCATCAGGGCACTGTGGGCAGTAAATGTGGTGGAAATAGACATGGGATGAAGTGTTCAAATGTTGGGTATATTTGGAGTTAGAGCCAACATGGCTTGGATGTGGGAGgtggagagagaaagcaaagatgatTCCTAGATGTGGAATTTGGAGAGTTGGGCTGCTGAGGTGGGAGGACCAGGGGGAGAACAGGATAATTTGATATTGAAAATCACCAAGAATGATGATGAGGTAGTGGTAAAGCCAACAAACCTCTTCAAATGAATCAATGAGAGTGTGCAAGTGTATCCATagaataaattcattcattcaacaaatatttatttgagccCTTATTAAGGGCAAGGCACTGTGctaccatgggcttccctagtgtctcagcagtaaaagaatccacctgccagtgcaggagatgtgggtttgatccctgggtcagaagatcccctggagaaggaaatgacaacccactccagtattcttgcctggaaaatcccatggacagagaagcaaaagagtcagacatcacttaagtgactaaacaactgtGCAAGGCTCTAGAAATGGTACTGATGGATCACTGccatatttgcttttctcctccacaccgcacggcatgtgggatcttagtcccctcaaccagagatcaaacctgtgtcccctgcatttggagctgagtcttaaccactgggccaccagggaagtcctgactgtcacatttttttttactgtcttatCTCAACATAGATTACAGCTGCCTATTGAGGAGGGTTCATGCCTACTGCTGCCTTTATTCTCATTGCCCCTTCTGTCCCACTTCATCTAGTATATTAATAGATACACATTGGCCCAATCTATACTTATTAATGGACTGAATCAAATGAAATAGATGCTACAGTGAGTGTAAATACACCAGACCAATAGTCTAAATTACTTGTATCTTAATATGGTAAACAATATATCCCTAGTAAAAAGCATTAAAAtgatatacacatttttattactCTAATCTATATAATTTAAGAATCTCCTGAAAACCAAAgcttattttattggagtataattgttttacaatattgtgttagtttcagctgtacaacaaagtgaatgttccacgtatatatattttctctctcttaaacgtccctcacaccccacccccaacccacctctctaggtcatcacagagcattgagctcagttccctgtgctatatagcagctttccactagctatctattttacaggtGCCAATATGTATATGTCAGTGTTAcgctcccaattcatcccaccctctcccatcttatttatttaaaagatagttttgtgagttccctggcgatccagtgctTAGGAGTCCATGCTTTCACTGTTGatgacccaagttcaatccctggttggggaactaagatcccataagccacatgGTATGCCAtggccaaacaaaaaaaaatttttttgtaaaaaaaaatatatatatagttttaaaatcatttaaaaagagcTCAATATATATTTCAAGCTTTAGACATATAGTTgagtataaagaaatattttagaatttatttttgactgaacGGTGTCTTTGTTTCTATGGGTGGACTTTCTTTACTTGCAGccagtggggctactctctagttgcggtgtgtggccttctcatttcagtggcttctcttgttgtgaatgGAGCACAGGTTTTCAGTGGGTATGCTCAGCAATAAGAGCACTTTGGTTTAAtcactgaggcatgtgggatcctcctagacccgggatcaaacccatattccctgcactggcaggtggacctCCAGTCAGTGAAGCACCAGGAAGGCACCTATGCTCACCACTGTCCCACCAACACggcacagggaagtccctcaaattttaaaataatatttctttggctgtgccgggtcttagttgtggtacttgAACTCTaactgcagtgtgtgggatctagctccctgaccagggattgaaaccagaaCCCCAGTATTGCGAGCTCAAAGCCTTAGCCATTGGGCTGCCACAGAAGTCCCTACAAAATTTTACATTAAGatgttgcaggaaaaaaaaaaagatgttgcaGGTGTATCATGATTATTATTAAAGccatttctataaaaaaaaaatcaggaaatggcaaatcaaaaaatgttttattcacaGAAGTCCCTACAAAATTTTACATTAAGATgctgcaggaaaaaaataagatgttGCAGgtgtatcattattattactaaagCCATTTCTAtaaaagagcaggaaatggcaaatcaaaaaatgttttcttagagCTTTACTCTTCTGACATTATCATTGCTATTTTAATAGAAATGTTACAGAGGGTGCAAAAAGTAGAATGCTGGCAGCAGAAAAGCCACCTTTGTGTTGctaaacttttttattatttttcatttttaattaaattaaaaactgtcTGAGCTTTCTTTATCTAGCCTAGGACCACTGGTGCATCACTGGTAACAGCACAGATATGCCACGGATAACTAACAGCAGCCAATGTGCTGACGTTATTTGAGTGTAATATATCTAGCACCAGTATCCTCTTGgctccaaataaaaattaaaatgtacacaAGTGTCTAAAAACAGGCATGCAGTGTGCAAATCTGAGGCCCAACAAGGAAAAAGTAACATTTAAGAATACTGACAAAGATTCACAAAGGGCACATGTATAAGCCTTCCGCTGTTGTTCAAGCCATGGCACTGTTCAAAGTAGTTAACAGCACTTTTCGTTTCTGGCTACAGCTCATGtcttatgggatctcagttccccaacccaggccacagcagcgACAGCACCAAATCCTCACCACTAGGCCGCCAGAGGACTTCGAGCAGCACTTCTGGACATTATTTGAGAAAGGTGTATTCAGATTAGCCAACTGCCACCTTCTCTCCAAGCCTCAGCTCTCCAAATAATTTACATCAGGAAAACAGATTCCATTCTACAAAGGAAGAAGGTGGTGGCTTCCAAATTGGCCAGATTTGGGCACTTATGGCTTGAGAAAAAGCCCAGttacttgagaaagaagagatcCTTGGAACAAATTACTCCAGTTTTGCTGTTAGGTCTCTTTAGGAAAAAAGTAGTAATGATTTCAGTGATTTCATTGATATTGGCAAGATCAGTAATATTCTTACCTTCTAACATGAATTTTCAAGTTTGTTCCTATGTAAAGTACTTGTAGACTCAGAGGGCATGGTGTTCAAGCCTTTCAAAGGCACTCCTGAAGCAACTTTTGGTTTGTGCACTCAGAGTTGAATACATTATGATacttatatatatagttttaagaAGCACTACTCCTTAGAAATTGTCAGGGAATTGTTGAGCATTGCTGTGCTTATCACCCACccttacattttaattttcttttaataacagGATGTACTGCTGCTTAACAATAAATTCCATTTTCAGGACTGTTAAAACCTGATTACTTGGAAAACAGGTGGGTGCTTCATGACTCTTAATGTCTGCTCACCAGTATCACCTCATAAATTATTTACCATTTTGCAGCTGTTGGTGAATTTTGCTTCCAGGATGTTTATGTGAAAGAGTATGAGTATTTGATATAAACCAAATTAATGAGCAGGGGAAAGAAGTTAGAATGAAAATGGCCTCCTAACAGTCTTAGAGCTAAAGTATGTTGTAGTTATGTGTTCCATTGTgtacagaaaagaaagcattctttcctttttgttcagAAAAACAATTCTCCACCAAATTACTATAAACTGTAGTAAAACACAATAAAGTGTTTAAATACTTctggcttatctttttttttttctggcttatcTTTAAAAGGAACACTATTTTGGTTTGCaatttttgtttaactttcttCACCTCTTTCACTGATTTGTCCCTGGTGAAAAGGCTGAAGATTTTTAACAGATCCCAGACATGAacaaaaaaattctcagaaagtTGGCTTGAAGTACAAGTCTTTTCTGTCTGAAGAGGGTAATGATTACACTGACAGACGGTATAATGAAAATGCACCAATGCAgtttattttaattctaatttatGAGAATAACTTCTTAAGTGCAACATCAGAAGTCAGTCATCAATACTGAATTTGGAAAGCGCAATCAAGAAAAGAGCCACATTTTTTATTGGAACTACACAATTTCCATAGTACTAGGTACTACGATTctagaacaaaaccaaaaacaaaaatctgaaatatGCGTGAGAAAAGTTcttaaactccaggagatgcacATGAACTGCCCCAAACTGGATACAAAAGGTTGTGTAGTGTATGCACAGATTTTTCTGGGGAAAGGTCCTGTAACTTGAATCAACTTCTAGAGGTGTCCAAACAGTAAATGGTAGAATTCTAATCTCCTCCATTTCTTCAATAATGGAAGCTGTGGACTTTGGGAAGTTCACCTTTGCACATTTAAGAGTCAATTTTCATGGGAAGAGGGTAGAAAAAAGTAACCTGTGAGGACTGGGGAGCGAAAAACTCTGAAGAGTTCTTTACCTCATAAGTTTTAGTAACATGTTCTGGTTTAGAGAGGGGAAATGGGGATATCAGTGGTAACATCATAAAGTGGACGCAAGGAGACACCTACAGGGATTTTTCAAGtccttaaaaaaaaccaaacgttagtatgaaaaaagcaagagcaagaattaaaaatgcaatttaacTTGAGTACAATTTTCCATTTCTGCATATCAACAactttctttatttctgaatGTCACAAACTTCAAtcagaatactttaaaaaatattattttgcatgCACTTAACAAATCTGACAAAGGACAAGGAGCAAGTTAACTTGCATTATGCTATGGAGTTTAAACTGAACAGCCAATGAacacatatttaaaatcattAGGTACAGATAACCATGAACACTTCACTGCATTAATCAGATGGCATCCTACCTCTATGCACACGCTCATGTAATACTACGAGTAATTACCCTGCAGCAGAGGCAAAATGGAGATGGAATCTCCCTAAAAAGCAAGTTTAAGGGATTAAATAGtgtcgtcatcatcatcatcactactGAGAACAAAGCTGCTGCCTGTGGACAAGGGCCCTTCCTCCTTAACATTCCCTAAACCACCCACAGTCCCTCTCTCATCAGAATCTTCAAACAATTTGTCACTGGAATCGTCATCAAACAACTTCTCATTGGAATCATCATCTTCAAACACCTTTTCATCTATGTCTTCATCTTCCTTTACATCTCCATCTTCCTCATCTTCTTTTCCGTCCGAATCTTCAAATACCTTTTCATCTGCATCATCTTCTTCGTCCTTTTCATCAGCATCTTCAAGTTCCTTTTCTTCTGCATCTTCTTCGTCCTCTTTCTCATCCGACTCATCATCAAATACCTTTTCATATgcatcttcctcttcttccttttcatctgACTCTTCGTCAAACTCTTTCTCAGAGCCTTCTTCATCAAACACTTTTTCAGAGCTGTCATCTTCGAATTCTGATTTTTCAGACTCATTTTCTTCTAACTCTTTTTCCGGAATGTTTTCATTAAATTCCTTGTCGGAGGCATCTTCCTCAAAACCTTTCTCAAGGCCATTTTCCTCTAACTCTTTTTCAGAGCCATCTTCAAACTGCTTTTCCGAGCAGTCTTCAGACTCTTGTTCTGAGTCGTCATCTTCAGAAGCCACCTTTTGGGGGCTGGCCTCCCCCTCAGACTCCTTGCCGGGGCCTTCTTCTTCAGACTCCTCCTCATGGCCGTTCTTGTCAGGATCTGTTTTGagtttcttctttttggattCTCTTTCAGGGACAGTCTCTTTTGACTCTTTGTTAGGATTACCCTCTTCACGCTCTTTCTCAGGGCTGCCTTCTCCAGACTCTCTCTCGGGGAAGTCTTCTTCACGCTCTCTCTTGAGACAGCCTTCCTTAGACTCTCTTTCAAGGCAGCTCTCTTCAGATTCTTCTTGGGGACCTTCAGCTTCTTTTTCAGGGCCACCttcttgagcatctttttcagAAGCAGCTTCTTCAACTTCTCCCCCATCTTCCAttttttcaaacttcttttcATCTATAGGTTCTTCAAATGCCATTTCAGTTGCGGCTGCTTGAACATTTGTTTGAGATGTGCCAGGGTGCTCAGAAAAATGCCTAACTCTAGAAGGCCCTGCCCTTTCTGGAGCACGGATGGAATTTGAACGCTGCAGGCCTCTGTTGGCCTCAGGAGCGTTGAGGAAAGCCTCCCATCCTCTCAgcctttcctccctttctcttgtGGTCTCCTCCACCTGTGTACACATGGAAACTGCTGTTAAGAGATGTTTTAGGCCAAAAGAAGTAACAGCGTCTTGGAACATTTCTAATATTGCTGACAGTACTCTGATTTTATAAGGTATCACTTCTGGGAAATGAAAGCAATTCCCTATCTTCACTTTC
Protein-coding sequences here:
- the HTATSF1 gene encoding HIV Tat-specific factor 1, with the protein product MSGNNLDANDEFDEQLRMQELYGDTKDDDTEKDPGAETDSFGQQPTDTPYEWDLDKKAWFPKITEDFIATYQANYGFSNDGASSSTASVQGVQEVSARPAEEPPQRQPPEPSDPKKKGEKRKAESGWFHVEEDRNTNVYVSGLPPDITVDEFIQLMSKFGIIMRDPQTEEFKVKLYKDNQGNLKGDGLCCYLKRESVDLALKLLDEDEIRGYKLHVEVAKFQLKGEYDASKKKKKCKDYKKKLSMQQKQLDWRPERRAGPSRMRHERVVIIKNMFHPMDFEDDPLVLNEIREDLRVECSKFGQIRKLLLFDRHPDGVASVSFRDPEEADYCIETLNGRWFGGRQITAQAWDGTTDYQVEETTREREERLRGWEAFLNAPEANRGLQRSNSIRAPERAGPSRVRHFSEHPGTSQTNVQAAATEMAFEEPIDEKKFEKMEDGGEVEEAASEKDAQEGGPEKEAEGPQEESEESCLERESKEGCLKREREEDFPERESGEGSPEKEREEGNPNKESKETVPERESKKKKLKTDPDKNGHEEESEEEGPGKESEGEASPQKVASEDDDSEQESEDCSEKQFEDGSEKELEENGLEKGFEEDASDKEFNENIPEKELEENESEKSEFEDDSSEKVFDEEGSEKEFDEESDEKEEEEDAYEKVFDDESDEKEDEEDAEEKELEDADEKDEEDDADEKVFEDSDGKEDEEDGDVKEDEDIDEKVFEDDDSNEKLFDDDSSDKLFEDSDERGTVGGLGNVKEEGPLSTGSSFVLSSDDDDDDTI